ACGACAAGTCCAAGTAGCGCAAGGCGAACACCATCGCGTCGCGCATCGTCGGACTGCTGATGCAGGCGAACCCGAAGATCCCGAACGTCGTTACCCGGTACCGGCAGCCAAGACTCAGCGCGACGTCGTCGCCGGAACCGACCGCCGACAGCAGCGCCCGCACGACAGCCAGTTCCTGGCGCGCGTCGAGCTGCCGGTCCGGCGCACGGAGTTCCGCGACCGGCACGCCCGGCAGCTCCGCTCCGCGCTCCGCGGCGAACTGGTGCATCAGCAGCACGCTCGCGGTGCCGCGCGGATAGTCCCAATCGCGGATCGAAGGCGCGGCCAGCTCGCTCATGGCCGGAATTATGGATCAGGTCGCGGTCGCGGCGCCGCGCGAACGCGGAAAAACTGTCGGTGCTGCCGGTTAGGCTCCCGCCGTGCGCCTTTCCCGCCGCGCCCTCAACCGCGCCACACTCGAGCGTCAGCTGCTGCTGAAGCCGGCCGAGATGCCGGTGCTCGACGCGGTCGCGCATCTCGCCGGGCTGCAGGCGCAGGCACCGTTCCCGCCGTATTACGCCTTGTGGTGCCGGTTGCGGGGATTCCAGCAAGAGGAGTTGTCCAGGCTGCTGCTGGACCGCAGCGTGGTGCGGATGGTGCTGATGCGCGGCACCGTGCACCTGGTGCCCGCCGCGGACGCGCTCGCCTGGCGGCCGCTCGTGCAGATCGTGATGGACCGCGCCCTGACCGCGGTCAACCAGCATCGCGAACCGCTGTCGAAGGTCGACCACGGGGCGGTCGCGAAGACCACCGCCGAGCTGTTGCGCGAACGGCCGCATTCGAGCGACCAGCTGGGCAAAGCGCTCGCCGAGCGGTACCCGGCGGCCCCGGCCGCGTCGCTGATGTTCCTGGCCCGCGCGGTGCTGCCGCTGGTGCAGATCCCGCCCCGCGGGGTGTGGGGCAAGGCCGGGCAGCCGACCTACCAGGTCGCCGACCACTGGCTGGAAGGCGTCGCCGCACCGGATCCTTCGCCGGCCGCCCTGGTCCGCCGCTATCTCGCCGCGTTCGGCCCGGCGACCGTCGCCGACGTCCAGACCTGGGCCGGCGTCACCAAGCTGGCCGAGGTCGTCGAGCGGATGGACCTGCGCACCTACACCGACCCGGACGGCCGCACGCTGTACGACCTGCCGGAGGCCACGCTGCCGGACGAGGACACGCCGGTGCCGCCTCTGCTGCTCGGCCCGTTCGACCAGACGATTCTGTCCTATGCCGACCGCACCCGGGTGGTCACCGACGAGCATCGCAAACGGGTGATCACGGTGAACGGGCTGGTCAAGGGCACGCTGCTGATCGACGGCCACGTACGCGGGAGCTGGGAGACCAGCACCGCCCGGGGAGCGGCGAAGCTGGTGCTGACGCCGTTCGAACGACTCGCGAAGCGTGACGCTGCGGCGCTGGAGAAGGCTGGCCGGAATCTGCTGGCCTGGGCCGAACCGGAGAAGACCCACGAGGTGCGGCTGACGAGCGGGTGAAGGACGCGGACGGACTCCGGCGACCGCGCGAACCGGCCGCACGGAGCCAGCAGGCACGACTGCCCCACGCAGCGGCGCGCCGCTGGATGAGCTGCGGCCGCCAGCCAGATGGCCGGAATTCTCGATCGGCTGGCCGTTCCTGACCTTCCCCGCCGCCGCCCGGCTGCGTAATTTCAGGTCATGAACGACACCGCCAGTACGACGCCGTCCGTGCTGATCGTGGGCACCGGGTTCGGCGGGATCGGTGCCGCGATCGAGCTGAAGCGCGC
This sequence is a window from Amycolatopsis benzoatilytica AK 16/65. Protein-coding genes within it:
- a CDS encoding winged helix DNA-binding domain-containing protein, producing MRLSRRALNRATLERQLLLKPAEMPVLDAVAHLAGLQAQAPFPPYYALWCRLRGFQQEELSRLLLDRSVVRMVLMRGTVHLVPAADALAWRPLVQIVMDRALTAVNQHREPLSKVDHGAVAKTTAELLRERPHSSDQLGKALAERYPAAPAASLMFLARAVLPLVQIPPRGVWGKAGQPTYQVADHWLEGVAAPDPSPAALVRRYLAAFGPATVADVQTWAGVTKLAEVVERMDLRTYTDPDGRTLYDLPEATLPDEDTPVPPLLLGPFDQTILSYADRTRVVTDEHRKRVITVNGLVKGTLLIDGHVRGSWETSTARGAAKLVLTPFERLAKRDAAALEKAGRNLLAWAEPEKTHEVRLTSG